ATAATCTCGTCGTCCGAGCTCTCAGGCCGACCCCATTGGGCCGCTTCAAAGGTCCAATGGGCTGGTTACCTAATGGGCTTTGTctcgttttattttttatacccACAAGTTGAAGACCATCCCTTCGTTTAGCTTGTTCATACAACATGCCACTTTCCATATCCAAGACTGTCATTTCGAAATAATTGGTGGCACGAGCCCACGAGTTACATTTTAGTTATGACCAATTTCACTAATATTACTACAacttatttgaaaattgtattctaaatatatttggataaattaagttttttgataaataagaaaatttgagaatgaagaaaaacacaaataGTTCAAGTCGCAATAAAAGGATTCTGAAAAGGAGGAACTGACGAGCAAATAAATAATAtctcgaatttttttaataattgcatgtcattttttattttccttttttccaACAATAAAATccttctataaaaaaaataataaaatccaaTAAAAGTAACAGAAAATTcgttcaaaattttttaaaaaagatggataaaaaatattaatataaacaGACTATACACGGCAGGCCCCCGTTCAACCGCTAAACCTGCCTAACACTTCAACTTATCTCTAAAGTCATCTTTTAACTCGTTACGTTATCTTGGTATAATATTAACTTCTAGATAATATAAttcatacaataaataaaagattaatTTCCAACACATCGGATTTAAACTCTACactaaaaagaatattttcgaaattttttctattattttactCGCAACAATtatttaacaaatatttttaaacatgataattaaaatatcaataatatctaaaaaaaattatatatcgctattcattagaaatttttttaataaaatttacaattttgaTGAAATAatctaatattattaaaatttaaaatcaacacattgtaattaaccattatgacaaataaattctaataaaaaatacaaaaatttaataaataaaaatttgacgCTATTAGTAGAACATTATAGCTTTGCATCAACCAAGTAAAATACCGGCGGGTTCCAACTTCCAACACTATTTTAGTGTTTTACACTAAAAACTAGAATAGCCGTCCACACCCAAATATTTCTTCAATTTCCAAATGCGCCCTCCTTCATTGTCTCCTTCGCCCATCGGAGTACTGAGACAGTGGCACCAACTCCTGCAACGGCGTGGATAGCGGTGTCGGTAACGGAGAATTCCGGCATACGGGACACGAAGCGTTAAGCTTTAGCCAGGCATCCACGCACGTGACGTGAAAGCTGTGCTTACAATCCGGCAACATCCTCAGCGTCTCCGCCTCTCTGTAATCGCACAAGCAAATCGAGCAAACGGTGTCGTTTCCCCCGTTTCCGTTCCTCCTCGAGAACACAAACTTCGGGTACGAGTTGATAACCGCCTGCTCGAGCCCCACGACGACGTTCTGCGAGTCGCTTTCGCCATCCTCGGCGACGAAGATGATCCGTGGGAGGTAGATGCTGTTTTCGTTTGTGGAATTCTGGGAGCGGTGCTCCAGGTGGCGTCGGCGGGAGGTGGCCATGCGGTAGCAGATGTAGGAGGCGAGGAGGACGGTGGAGAAGAGGACGAGGAAGCAGAGGGCAATCGCGATAGCGTAGCCGAGACCTATGGAACCGATGTTCTGTGCAAACGTTGATTGTCCGGCGGTGGAGGGGCTGGGGAGGATGGTTAAGGGTGGAGGCGGAGATGATGTGTGGTAGGACATTGGGAGAAAAAGAAGGTGGCGGTGGTGAAGAGCAGGGCAGGGCCATTTGAAAGTAGAGGGAAATGAGGAGATATTGCGTGCGAGTGCTGAGCTGCAAACATTTAATAATATCCCGCAGCAACTCATTTAATAAACCAACATGGCCTAATTATGTCTTTcaacataaaatcattttcattctaatttaaaaattgacaTATACAAATACATCTCCTTCGAATGGatgaaaagatttgatttgaacatacaaactcaaataactaaaagagtttaattttagGATCTATAAATTTATGTCAAACTTGCAAGTTTGTGTCAGGAGTCATGGATTGACTCCAAATCTCTAGTGTGGAAAGGGAATGGAAGTTGAAAGCAGGACAAGAAGAGACGAATGAGGTTTTGTTCGTTTTATGATTCGTCAAATGTTAAAGTATCGAGACAGCCTGGATCCGGATCTCATTCCTCTATACGTGATATTTGTCCACACGTACGAAGATGGTTGGCCAATTTCAGTTCcaatattctaatttatttttgcGCTGCGGAAGGGGCCTCCTAAGTTTTGATACAGTTGCTTCTTAAATGCACATCAATAAGTCACGCCCGATTATGAGTGTCtcatttaattacaataataaaatataatctatttttacttaaaaatgAATGTATCACGCACAATACCATCTAATCAGTGGCGGAGCAACATGCATGTATACTCGagctaaattattatttttaacatttatatgtaaattttagaataatatgttattaattcggatagatcaatttaaaaaagATTATTTAGACCTAAAACATCGTTATTTAAGATATCTATCGCTAAAAAAGT
This window of the Primulina huaijiensis isolate GDHJ02 chromosome 3, ASM1229523v2, whole genome shotgun sequence genome carries:
- the LOC140972725 gene encoding RING-H2 finger protein ATL67-like gives rise to the protein MSYHTSSPPPPLTILPSPSTAGQSTFAQNIGSIGLGYAIAIALCFLVLFSTVLLASYICYRMATSRRRHLEHRSQNSTNENSIYLPRIIFVAEDGESDSQNVVVGLEQAVINSYPKFVFSRRNGNGGNDTVCSICLCDYREAETLRMLPDCKHSFHVTCVDAWLKLNASCPVCRNSPLPTPLSTPLQELVPLSQYSDGRRRQ